CCCGCGTGTTTACCACGACGATGGGTTCGGCCCAGGACATGGAGAGCGAAGGCTATCGGCGGATGCTGGTCAACTCCTGCTACTGGGGCTTGGGCATGGAAGACAAGATCGCCGCCAAGAGCAACGTCGATCTGGTCGGCCGCTACGTGGCCCATCCCTTCCGCGCCGGCGGAGCGAGCAAAGGCGTCAAGCCGGCCGACCTGGCGGAGTTTTGAGGACTAGAAAACGGGCGACGGTGGCCATTGGACATACGACGCATTTTTTGGCCGTTGCAGACTCCGGTCATGGATGGCGATTGCGATTTGGTTTTGCCGCGACCGCCGCGCAGCAAATGGTTTTGGCCGCTCGTGCAAGTGGCGATCGTGCTGGTCGTTTTGGGTTGCGCCTACGGTGTGGTCGCGTTTCGGTATTGGAATGACCGGCCGAAGTTGACGCATAACTATGCCGCCGAGATCAATCAGCGAATCTTGGCGTTGCCGGAGTCCGAGCGTGGCTGGCGGCGCTATCTTCCGATTCTGGCCGAGCTGGCCCGAGACTGGCCGACAGAGCCTTGGGGCGGCGAACCGGCGGAGGTGCTAACGCGAGAGGATGTCTGGTCGTTCGTGGAAGCTAAGCGGGCAATCCTCGCACAGGCGAGGGAACTGGCAGAACTGCCGGCACTCGGTTATCCGCTGCGCGACCGTGCGACGCTCGAAGAGGCCGTCAGCGAACACCCCGAGCTGACTCGGGCGCAACTCGAGAAAAGCTTGCAGGCACCAAGCGAAAACCCGTGTCTCATAGGGGTTCGGCTACCATTTTCCACCTTCACCAACCTGACTTGTTGCCTGCGGGCAGAAGCCATGTTGGCCGGCAACCGGGGCAACGGCCGACTCGCCGGCGATGATTTGCTGGCCGTGATGCGATTGGCCGATCAGCTTCGCGAATCAGAGTTTTTGATCTCCGATCTGGCCGGGGCGCGTGAGTTGTCGCGTGCCTTGCACAGTTTGGGACTGCTGCTGGAGCTTCCGACAATTCCATTCTCGGACGATCAGTTACGCAAACTCGAGCAGGGCGCGCTCGCATTCGGCGGTGGTGACATCCCGTTGCGCGTCGACGGCGAGCGACTCGTGTTTATGGACCTCGTTCAACGGGTCTATACGGACGACGGCCAGGGCGACGGCCACATGTTCGCCCCAGCCGTCGAGCAGGCACTCGGAGGTCGCGACGAGCCGGGCTGGCGAATGCTGATCCTGGCTCCGCTGACGACTGGTCGGTTCTGGTCGAGGCGGCAAGTCGTTGATCGTTACGAGCGGCTGTTCAAGCTGTGGCAAGAATGCCTGGCTACGCCAATACTGCAAATAGACAAGTCCCCATATTTCACCGAACTGAAGCGCCTCAAGGCCGACAAGCGCAATAGCCTGCTAACATTGATGCTTTTCGATTCCCTTGGGCCCGCTTTGCGCCGGGCGCAGGTACGGCAGCAGCGCGATGCGATCCTTGTCGTCAGCGCCGCAGCCCGGTATCGGCTGGCGCATGGCTCGTGGCCAAAGACGATCGAGGAGCTAGTGCCGAAGTTTCTAGCCCGGGTTCCACCAGATCAATTGTCCGACAGCCCGATCTGCTATCGGCTTGTAGACGGCAGTCCGGTCGTTTACTCGCGGGGAGCGGACGGAGAGGACGACGGCGGTGTGCCCGCTCGTCTTGCTGGGGGAGCAGCGGTCGATTTCGATCAGCCGTCCGAGCCCACGCGCGCTTGGCGCTGGGACAACATCGAGGCGCTCGATCAACAGCCCCGAGGCGATTGGGTCTTGTGGCCAATTACGGATCGCGCCGAAGTACCACTGGAAGGGGCGCCTTGAGGCGCCGCCGGCACCGGCTATTCGGTGATCTCGCGGAGCATTTGCGACAGGTCGCGCGGAGGGACGTCTTCCAGCCGCTTGCCCAGGCGGTCGAGCCGCTCGTTGAGCTTGACGGCCGTTTCCTGCATCTGGCCGTGCGTTTCTTCCGATCCGCCGTAGAGCACGAAATTCTTGCCGCGGGTCAACCGCGTATGGCCATCATCGCCGTCGAGCCCCAGGCCCAACAGCGCGGCTGGTTTCTTGGTTTTTCGCGAGGCTTTCAAGAGTGGAACCTTTCCGAGGAACATCCGCCTCAATTCAAGCGTTGGCCCGCAACTTTTTTACGGAGGGTCTTGGGTTGCTTGCCCCGAGGCTGCCCGACAAATCGTATTTCGACGCGTCGTCCAAGTGCCTCGGCGATGCGGTTGAGGATTTTCAGCGAGTGCCCGTCATAGTCCGCATCTTCCAATCGCGCGATCACGGATTGGTACGTTCCAACCCGGTCCGCTAGTTCTTTTTGCGTCAAACCCGCGGCCGCCCGGGCATCGTGGATTGCCGTGGCAACACTCGCATTGAAGAGTTCGTGTTCGACGGCGTCGGCCAAATCCGGATCGGCGGCGAGCTTGCTACGGATTACTTCGACCAGGTTCTTCGTCGTGCGTGCCATCTTCGTACGCCCTCACAGTTCCAGGTCGGCGGTGCAGATGTCGGGATTCAATTTGACGAGTTTCTTTCGTTCGATGGCAAGGTCGATCTCCGCGTCCGGAACTTCCGCTTCTTTTGTCAGGCCGTGCGACAAAGCGACGGCGTTCTTTCCGTAAAAGAAATACAAGATTCGGTAATGGCGGTTGCCGGTGGTAGCGCGAAGTTCGTGGATCCCGTCGCGAAGCGTGTCTGCGT
The window above is part of the Pirellulales bacterium genome. Proteins encoded here:
- a CDS encoding XRE family transcriptional regulator translates to MARTTKNLVEVIRSKLAADPDLADAVEHELFNASVATAIHDARAAAGLTQKELADRVGTYQSVIARLEDADYDGHSLKILNRIAEALGRRVEIRFVGQPRGKQPKTLRKKVAGQRLN
- a CDS encoding type II toxin-antitoxin system RelE/ParE family toxin; amino-acid sequence: MPGTEVRAFRESDGKVPILEWLNWLEVREPKAYAKCLARIIQLAEAGFDMRRPHADTLRDGIHELRATTGNRHYRILYFFYGKNAVALSHGLTKEAEVPDAEIDLAIERKKLVKLNPDICTADLEL